The proteins below come from a single Quadrisphaera sp. RL12-1S genomic window:
- a CDS encoding helix-turn-helix transcriptional regulator: MHEDRGGRATAQAERRLLVRQGGQEPSAVVGRVAVAGPLQQLAVVGGHPLGLLGLCGALAGSHQLSRLTASTARGTVLANLSCAGCSPTAEELALLARDQRLVLLVGQGTLGLAEEALARGALAAVGAWEPVAEVRRAVRAAGAGEPCTSASVRAAGARVREVRGLLSRQEQEVLRLYGADLPVKTVARRMGITVGTAKEYLKRLRAKLAARGIAVSTKVDLRVLAEELGLLSPAQRCGSGAPVVDVRTLREVAG; encoded by the coding sequence ATGCACGAGGACAGAGGCGGTCGCGCCACGGCGCAGGCCGAGAGGCGGCTGCTCGTCCGCCAGGGCGGCCAGGAGCCGTCCGCGGTGGTGGGGCGGGTGGCGGTCGCGGGGCCCCTGCAGCAGCTGGCGGTGGTCGGCGGGCACCCGCTGGGCCTGCTCGGGCTGTGCGGTGCGCTCGCCGGCTCGCACCAGCTGTCCCGCCTCACCGCGAGCACGGCGCGCGGCACCGTCCTGGCCAACCTCAGCTGCGCCGGCTGCTCCCCCACCGCTGAGGAGCTGGCGCTCCTGGCCCGCGACCAGCGGCTGGTGCTGCTGGTCGGGCAGGGGACGCTGGGGCTGGCCGAGGAGGCCCTGGCGCGCGGCGCCCTCGCCGCGGTGGGCGCGTGGGAACCGGTGGCGGAGGTGCGCCGGGCCGTGCGCGCCGCCGGGGCCGGCGAGCCCTGCACCAGCGCGTCGGTGCGGGCCGCGGGAGCCCGCGTGCGGGAGGTGCGCGGGCTGCTGTCGCGCCAGGAGCAGGAGGTGCTGCGCCTCTACGGCGCCGACCTGCCGGTCAAGACCGTCGCCCGGCGGATGGGCATCACCGTGGGCACCGCCAAGGAGTACCTCAAGCGGCTGCGGGCCAAGCTCGCCGCCCGCGGCATCGCGGTGAGCACCAAGGTGGACCTGCGCGTGCTGGCCGAGGAGCTGGGGCTGCTCAGCCCCGCCCAGCGCTGCGGGTCGGGGGCGCCCGTCGTGGACGTGCGCACGCTGCGCGAGGTGGCCGGGTAG
- a CDS encoding GtrA family protein, producing MDVQRAEALGPRSAVRALAVASRDPRARFLVVGVGSTLVHLAVMTSLLPLVLAEVANATAFVVATQANFTASYCWTWASRRSGGEGRAHVLRRLALFNAAAVLGFGVNSASFAAAHRLLDAPPLVSALLATAVSCVVSFAVTSRLVFAQRPVERPVERPVERPVERPVEAPGPLARPSAVRRRAGTAAPAPAVPAFVLVPAPRSAPLSEVLLLPVPSALPDFSVVTAPRPVVTA from the coding sequence ATGGACGTGCAGCGCGCCGAGGCGCTGGGACCGCGCTCAGCAGTCAGGGCGCTCGCGGTGGCCAGCCGTGACCCCCGTGCGCGCTTCCTCGTGGTGGGCGTCGGCTCGACGCTGGTGCACCTGGCCGTCATGACCTCGCTGCTGCCGCTGGTGCTGGCGGAGGTCGCCAACGCCACGGCGTTCGTGGTGGCGACCCAGGCCAACTTCACCGCCAGCTACTGCTGGACCTGGGCGTCCCGCCGCAGCGGCGGGGAGGGCCGCGCGCACGTGCTGCGGCGCCTGGCGCTCTTCAACGCCGCCGCGGTGCTCGGCTTCGGCGTGAACTCCGCGAGCTTCGCCGCGGCGCACCGCCTGCTGGACGCGCCGCCGCTGGTCAGCGCGCTGCTGGCCACGGCCGTCTCGTGCGTCGTCTCGTTCGCCGTGACCTCCCGGCTGGTGTTCGCCCAGCGCCCGGTCGAGCGCCCGGTCGAGCGCCCGGTCGAGCGCCCGGTCGAGCGCCCGGTCGAGGCCCCGGGACCCCTCGCCCGCCCGTCCGCCGTGCGCCGGCGCGCCGGGACGGCGGCACCCGCTCCCGCCGTCCCGGCGTTCGTGCTGGTCCCGGCGCCGCGCAGCGCGCCGCTGTCCGAGGTGCTGCTGCTCCCGGTGCCGTCGGCGCTGCCGGACTTCTCCGTGGTGACCGCGCCGCGTCCGGTGGTCACCGCCTGA
- a CDS encoding DUF732 domain-containing protein, which translates to MEHVDETAPPGAHPGPADSPWRAPTSPAPPPWAQHPQQPPAPWLAEPRGNPAAVWSWVVAVPCAVLGLVLGVLGLVRSRRRGGAGFAHAVVGTVLSVVVLLVSAVGLAAGAVAALVALDGDSAAARTPDGTVASLSQPEQAFIDDLYEETYQAFDDATLLDMAYGFCADMDAGSSPAEADASLVDRWSRDDLTLDAAYDVEWSATASLCEQHAEEFQAWDPSTTDTPGSTTTTTTTTTVTVATTTTAATWSL; encoded by the coding sequence GTGGAGCACGTGGACGAGACGGCGCCGCCCGGCGCCCACCCGGGTCCCGCCGACTCCCCGTGGCGCGCCCCGACCTCCCCCGCCCCTCCGCCCTGGGCGCAGCACCCCCAGCAGCCGCCGGCGCCGTGGCTGGCCGAGCCCCGCGGGAACCCCGCGGCCGTCTGGTCCTGGGTGGTCGCGGTGCCGTGCGCCGTGCTGGGGCTGGTGCTGGGCGTCCTCGGTCTCGTCCGCTCCCGGCGGCGGGGAGGCGCCGGCTTCGCGCACGCCGTGGTGGGGACGGTGCTGTCCGTCGTCGTCCTGCTGGTGAGCGCGGTGGGTCTGGCCGCGGGCGCGGTCGCGGCCCTGGTGGCCCTCGACGGGGACTCCGCTGCCGCCAGGACCCCCGACGGGACGGTGGCGTCGCTGTCGCAGCCGGAGCAGGCGTTCATCGACGACCTGTACGAGGAGACCTACCAGGCCTTCGACGACGCGACGCTGCTCGACATGGCGTACGGCTTCTGCGCGGACATGGACGCCGGCAGCTCCCCGGCCGAGGCCGACGCGTCCCTGGTGGACCGCTGGTCCCGCGACGACCTCACGCTCGACGCCGCCTACGACGTCGAGTGGTCGGCCACCGCCTCGCTGTGCGAGCAGCACGCCGAGGAGTTCCAGGCGTGGGACCCCTCGACCACCGACACCCCCGGCAGCACCACCACCACCACCACCACCACCACCGTCACCGTCGCCACGACGACGACCGCGGCCACCTGGTCGCTCTGA
- a CDS encoding MerR family transcriptional regulator, with amino-acid sequence MSTPSASPATSAGSGGSGAPVTPAGGIPTGGLPAGLMTVGEMAERVNLSHRTVRYYDDEGLLPARRSPGNYRLYGQDALAKMLTIRRLKPLGFTLDEMREVLALLDAVAAPGAADDAGRAERLEQLVALEADVRQRRDKLVEQLAGADDLLASLRPLLP; translated from the coding sequence GTGAGCACACCGTCCGCCTCTCCCGCCACGTCCGCCGGCAGCGGCGGCTCCGGCGCACCGGTGACGCCCGCGGGCGGGATCCCCACCGGCGGCCTGCCCGCGGGGCTCATGACCGTCGGCGAGATGGCCGAGCGCGTCAACCTGTCCCACCGGACCGTGCGCTACTACGACGACGAGGGGCTGCTGCCCGCGCGGCGCTCCCCCGGCAACTACCGCCTGTACGGCCAGGACGCGCTGGCGAAGATGCTCACCATCCGGCGCCTGAAGCCGCTGGGCTTCACCCTGGACGAGATGCGCGAGGTGCTCGCCCTGCTCGACGCGGTGGCCGCTCCCGGCGCCGCGGACGACGCGGGACGCGCCGAGCGCCTCGAGCAGCTGGTGGCCCTGGAGGCCGACGTGCGCCAGCGGCGCGACAAGCTCGTGGAGCAGCTGGCCGGCGCTGACGACCTGCTGGCGTCGCTGCGCCCGCTGCTGCCCTGA
- a CDS encoding acyltransferase family protein: MTATATPRDSVPAAPLARAPRPRTLAQAYDPRSNAFDVLRLALAGAVAVTHAMQLALGWQPSIGGTEVGALAVDGFFVLSGFLITASWLRLRSPGRFVWHRALRILPGFWTCLLVTALVVAPLLAVLNGGSVSAVLTGPGSATTYVLHNAGLFMAQFGIAGLPAATPDPVVNGSLWTLFYEALCYAAVFGLGVLGLLRRRPLLVVAGVAALQLATAAQEATGTTLLPGENLPRLLLLFALGAAAHLVADRVPVTPVALAAAGATLVAGLLLLDDYRALGAPGFALLLLVVAARLPWRPRLRRDLSYGAYVWHWPVALLVLSTPLAAAPFAVVLLAVLGGTALVALASWHLVESPALRLKDLRSPRRRDSGGIPSGRPGLIR; this comes from the coding sequence GTGACCGCCACCGCGACGCCCCGCGACAGCGTCCCCGCTGCGCCCCTCGCTCGCGCACCGCGCCCCCGCACGCTCGCGCAGGCCTACGACCCGCGCAGCAACGCCTTCGACGTGCTGCGCCTGGCGCTGGCGGGCGCCGTGGCCGTCACCCACGCCATGCAGCTGGCCCTGGGCTGGCAGCCGAGCATCGGTGGCACCGAGGTCGGCGCCCTCGCGGTGGACGGCTTCTTCGTGCTCTCGGGCTTCCTCATCACGGCCAGCTGGCTGCGGCTGCGCTCGCCGGGCCGCTTCGTCTGGCACCGCGCCCTGCGGATCCTGCCGGGCTTCTGGACGTGCCTGCTGGTGACCGCGCTGGTCGTGGCCCCCCTGCTGGCCGTGCTGAACGGCGGCAGCGTGAGCGCCGTGCTCACGGGGCCGGGGTCGGCCACCACGTACGTGCTCCACAACGCCGGGCTGTTCATGGCCCAGTTCGGCATCGCCGGCCTGCCGGCGGCCACGCCGGACCCCGTGGTCAACGGCTCGCTGTGGACCCTGTTCTACGAGGCCCTCTGCTATGCGGCGGTCTTCGGGCTGGGCGTGCTCGGGCTGCTGCGCCGACGACCGCTGCTCGTGGTGGCCGGCGTGGCCGCGCTGCAGCTGGCCACCGCGGCCCAGGAGGCCACCGGGACGACGCTGCTCCCGGGTGAGAACCTCCCCCGCCTCCTGCTGCTGTTCGCCCTCGGCGCCGCCGCCCACCTGGTGGCCGACCGCGTGCCGGTGACCCCGGTGGCGCTGGCCGCCGCGGGCGCCACCCTGGTGGCGGGTCTGCTGCTGCTCGACGACTACCGCGCGCTGGGCGCACCCGGCTTCGCCCTCCTGCTGCTCGTGGTGGCCGCCCGCCTGCCCTGGCGCCCCCGCCTGCGGCGCGACCTGTCCTACGGGGCGTACGTCTGGCACTGGCCGGTGGCGCTGCTCGTGCTCAGCACGCCGCTGGCGGCCGCGCCGTTCGCCGTCGTCCTCCTCGCGGTGCTGGGCGGCACGGCGCTGGTGGCCCTGGCCTCCTGGCACCTCGTGGAGTCCCCGGCGCTGCGCCTCAAGGACCTGCGCTCCCCCCGGCGGAGGGACTCCGGCGGTATCCCCTCCGGCAGACCAGGACTTATCCGGTAA
- a CDS encoding response regulator: MEENAVVLVGAVDDHPVVLAGLKTVIEEAAPEVRLVAHAPTVDELLAERDDLDVVLLDLRLGDASTPGTNTGRLLAAGAQVVVYTDGAKPAQVYSAVARGALGVVLKDEPLEVLVEAVRAAHRGEAVVSVRMARALETAPHLDDLLSPQERQVLRLYAADLPAKSVARRLGIGEGTVKEYLKRIRSKLAAVDVRASSKLELRNVAETMGLLDDDDATSGAAQPR; this comes from the coding sequence GTGGAGGAGAACGCAGTGGTGCTGGTGGGAGCGGTCGACGACCACCCCGTGGTGCTCGCGGGGCTGAAGACGGTCATCGAGGAGGCCGCACCGGAGGTGCGCCTGGTGGCCCACGCGCCGACCGTGGACGAGCTGCTCGCCGAACGGGACGACCTCGACGTGGTGCTGCTCGACCTGCGCCTCGGCGACGCCTCGACGCCCGGGACCAACACCGGGCGGCTGCTGGCCGCGGGCGCGCAGGTGGTGGTGTACACCGACGGCGCCAAGCCCGCCCAGGTCTACTCCGCGGTGGCCCGCGGCGCGCTGGGCGTGGTGCTGAAGGACGAGCCGCTCGAGGTGCTCGTGGAGGCCGTGCGCGCCGCGCACCGCGGCGAGGCCGTGGTGTCGGTGCGGATGGCGCGCGCCCTGGAGACCGCCCCCCACCTGGACGACCTGCTCTCCCCCCAGGAGCGGCAGGTGCTGAGGCTGTACGCCGCCGACCTGCCCGCCAAGTCCGTGGCGCGCCGCCTCGGCATCGGCGAGGGCACGGTCAAGGAGTACCTCAAGCGCATCCGCAGCAAGCTGGCCGCCGTGGACGTGCGCGCCTCCAGCAAGCTGGAGCTGCGCAACGTGGCAGAGACCATGGGCCTGCTCGACGACGATGACGCCACGAGCGGTGCTGCGCAGCCCCGCTGA
- a CDS encoding ATP-binding protein, producing the protein MSPAAARTTARRLVGAVVLLTNATPLLAVAGTLALDGPVGPLWWAVPLLVAFVAALAAAAVALVRGASPDPPAAALVAVGLLAAVSYAALLRTGAAEGSPSATHGAWPVYLMISATQAGAVLARNAPRAWGVLGTGVSSALVATAGPPPPPLLQDGVAARVVYGLVLALVAGSVYYLARGLEQTTGRVSEARGAVLRANAEAEALALAEGERGRWEAAVHDDVLTALRAGAAATTEREVREAAAAASAALVSIAAPPATLTVGTALAAQQVAAAARGAFDAASVELASDPGTLPGRVVEALADATAELMRNTVHHNPPGVRARVHGRLADEDARVVVSDDGGGFDAGALPTGRLGIRVSVVGRMRSVGGDADVTSSGRGTTVELRWPR; encoded by the coding sequence GTGAGCCCCGCCGCCGCGCGCACCACGGCGCGGCGGCTGGTGGGCGCGGTGGTGCTGCTGACGAACGCCACCCCGCTGCTCGCCGTCGCCGGAACCCTCGCCCTGGACGGTCCGGTGGGTCCCCTGTGGTGGGCGGTGCCCCTGCTCGTCGCCTTCGTCGCGGCGCTGGCGGCCGCGGCCGTGGCCCTCGTGCGGGGAGCCTCGCCCGACCCACCGGCGGCGGCCCTGGTGGCGGTGGGCCTGCTCGCGGCGGTGTCGTACGCCGCCCTGCTCCGCACCGGTGCGGCCGAGGGGTCCCCGTCCGCGACCCACGGCGCCTGGCCGGTGTACCTGATGATCAGCGCCACGCAGGCCGGCGCGGTGCTGGCCCGCAACGCCCCCCGCGCCTGGGGGGTGCTGGGCACGGGCGTCTCCAGCGCCCTCGTGGCGACCGCCGGCCCGCCGCCACCACCGCTGCTGCAGGACGGCGTCGCAGCCCGGGTGGTCTACGGGCTGGTGCTCGCGCTCGTCGCCGGCTCGGTCTACTACCTCGCCCGCGGCCTGGAGCAGACCACCGGCCGGGTGAGCGAGGCCCGGGGCGCGGTGCTGCGCGCGAACGCCGAGGCCGAGGCGCTGGCACTCGCCGAGGGCGAGCGGGGCCGGTGGGAGGCCGCCGTCCACGACGACGTCCTCACCGCCCTGCGCGCCGGAGCCGCGGCCACCACCGAGCGGGAGGTCCGCGAGGCCGCCGCCGCCGCCTCCGCCGCGCTGGTGAGCATCGCCGCCCCGCCGGCCACCCTCACCGTGGGCACGGCGCTCGCCGCCCAGCAGGTGGCCGCCGCCGCCCGGGGTGCCTTCGACGCCGCGTCGGTGGAGCTGGCCAGCGACCCCGGCACGCTGCCCGGGCGGGTGGTGGAGGCCCTGGCCGACGCCACCGCCGAGCTCATGCGCAACACCGTCCACCACAACCCGCCGGGGGTGCGGGCCCGCGTGCACGGCCGTCTCGCCGACGAGGACGCTCGCGTGGTGGTCAGCGACGACGGCGGCGGCTTCGACGCCGGGGCCCTGCCCACCGGACGCCTCGGCATCCGGGTCTCGGTGGTGGGCCGCATGCGCAGCGTCGGCGGGGACGCCGACGTCACCAGCTCCGGGCGCGGCACCACGGTGGAGCTGCGGTGGCCGCGCTGA
- the rsmI gene encoding 16S rRNA (cytidine(1402)-2'-O)-methyltransferase: MGGVSAPEPVRGRVVLAGTPIGNAEDAPPRLVAALASADVIAAEDTRRLRRLCAALGVEPRGRVVSSHEHNEDARGEDLVAAAAAGATVLVVTDAGMPTVSDPGYRVVVAAAAAGVPVTTVPGPSAVLAALAVSGLATDRFCFEGFLPRKAGERASALAELARERRTMVFFEAPHRLAASLTAMAEALGADRRAAVCRELTKTHEEVRRGTLPELAAWAGELAKIGEVTLVVAGAPATTADPATALAEVLARVAAGERLKDAAADVADATGASTRDLYQAALAARSQR, from the coding sequence ATGGGGGGTGTGAGCGCTCCAGAGCCCGTGCGCGGGCGCGTCGTCCTGGCGGGCACCCCCATCGGCAACGCCGAGGACGCCCCGCCGCGCCTGGTGGCGGCGCTGGCGAGCGCCGACGTCATCGCCGCCGAGGACACGCGCCGCCTGCGCCGCCTGTGCGCGGCGCTCGGCGTCGAGCCGCGCGGGCGCGTCGTGAGCTCCCACGAGCACAACGAGGACGCCCGCGGGGAGGACCTGGTGGCCGCCGCCGCCGCGGGGGCGACCGTGCTGGTGGTCACCGACGCGGGCATGCCCACCGTCTCCGACCCCGGCTACCGGGTGGTGGTGGCGGCCGCGGCGGCCGGGGTCCCGGTGACCACCGTGCCGGGACCGTCCGCGGTGCTCGCGGCGCTGGCCGTCTCCGGCCTGGCCACGGACAGGTTCTGCTTCGAGGGGTTCCTCCCGCGCAAGGCGGGGGAGCGGGCCTCGGCGCTGGCGGAGCTGGCCCGGGAGCGCCGCACGATGGTGTTCTTCGAGGCCCCGCACCGCCTGGCCGCGTCGCTGACGGCGATGGCCGAGGCCCTCGGCGCCGACCGGCGCGCGGCGGTGTGCCGCGAGCTCACCAAGACCCACGAGGAGGTCCGCCGCGGCACGCTGCCCGAGCTGGCGGCGTGGGCGGGGGAGCTGGCGAAGATCGGTGAGGTGACGCTCGTGGTGGCGGGAGCCCCCGCCACCACCGCCGACCCGGCCACCGCGCTGGCCGAGGTCCTCGCGCGGGTGGCGGCGGGGGAGCGCCTCAAGGACGCCGCGGCGGACGTCGCCGACGCCACGGGCGCCTCCACGCGGGACCTCTACCAGGCAGCGCTGGCCGCGCGCAGCCAGCGCTGA
- a CDS encoding diguanylate cyclase domain-containing protein, which produces MTTAPAPPSTGGTAARPDRGRHLGRRWRGLLPDAGWAALVAATAAATRPSSPLLHGADLGAAWPLTGLVVLWVLRRRAWRERVVTLAAAAVVVALTGADGLAGTAGVAAGAAATTACLDALGAGRRAARARGACTLLVACLGGALVSTLVQAGLGEAWTLAPERAPAELVRALAGSFVVLAAARRLPGGGVGGGVGGGIGGGGTGGAGPFEAAVVWLGGLGALAVVFVGLDGVPVAFGALPVAVWAALRLAPRWAGAHLLASCALVVGGAVAGRGPFADQGPVTAVVLAQACACVLALLGLVVALHREDRLDAERRLDAALAGARDHAALLGAVHSAVSHGVAVYTADGALLLANPAARALLGDNPREDQPDSWEGTYALRAADGSAVAPAELPITRALRGEHVTGVDLQVTGPADPRPRLYRVDAHPLPQVAGAAWSRGAVVVFHDVTQERAEAAEAARARDLLAGVLDGATTQGIIATDAEHRITVFSSGAERMLGWAAGEVVGGSPLRFVRHAEVHERALALGVPVGAPALLAGLAEGGHTTRRWTLVRRDGSTFTGEVTLTQTRDDDGALRSTTAVITDVTAEVAADAGRAEAELQFRLAFETAPTGMVLMSLEPGALGRLTRVNEAFAAFTGRPAEDLLDRRVRDLLHPDDTAGHLERLEQIARERTTERASREQRFVRPDGQVRWARTTPSLVEPADGGLPHLLVVVEDVTESRREQAALVHAALHDPLTGLPNRALFAQRLEEALRADARLLAGVTVLYADLDGFKPVNDEHGHAAGDELLRVVAERLRRAVRSGDTVARLGGDEFALLCPGLAAERVPDLLARVDAAVTAPVPLPGGAVVRVSASTGTATAVGEDDAQRLLDEADHSMYSVKRRRRREARPRSAGRLQG; this is translated from the coding sequence GTGACGACCGCCCCGGCGCCCCCGAGCACCGGCGGCACCGCAGCCCGCCCCGACCGCGGCCGGCACCTCGGCCGGCGCTGGCGCGGGCTCCTGCCGGACGCCGGCTGGGCCGCGCTCGTGGCCGCGACGGCCGCCGCGACCCGCCCGTCCTCGCCGCTGCTGCACGGCGCCGACCTGGGCGCGGCGTGGCCCCTGACGGGCCTGGTGGTGCTCTGGGTGCTGCGCCGCCGCGCCTGGCGCGAGCGGGTGGTCACGCTCGCCGCGGCCGCCGTCGTCGTCGCCCTCACCGGCGCGGACGGGCTGGCCGGGACGGCCGGGGTCGCGGCCGGGGCCGCGGCCACCACCGCCTGCCTGGACGCGCTGGGCGCGGGGCGCCGCGCCGCTCGTGCTCGCGGCGCGTGCACGCTGCTGGTGGCCTGCCTGGGCGGTGCGCTGGTGTCCACCCTCGTGCAGGCCGGTCTGGGCGAGGCGTGGACCCTCGCGCCCGAGCGCGCGCCGGCAGAGCTGGTGCGAGCTCTGGCGGGCTCCTTCGTGGTGCTGGCGGCCGCGCGCCGTCTCCCCGGCGGCGGCGTCGGCGGCGGTGTCGGCGGCGGGATCGGTGGCGGTGGGACGGGCGGCGCCGGGCCGTTCGAGGCGGCGGTGGTCTGGCTCGGCGGTCTCGGCGCGCTGGCCGTGGTGTTCGTCGGCCTGGACGGCGTCCCGGTGGCCTTCGGCGCCCTCCCGGTGGCCGTGTGGGCGGCGCTGCGCCTGGCGCCGCGGTGGGCGGGCGCCCACCTGCTCGCCTCGTGCGCGCTGGTGGTGGGCGGCGCCGTGGCAGGTCGCGGGCCCTTCGCTGACCAGGGGCCGGTCACCGCCGTCGTGCTGGCTCAGGCGTGCGCGTGCGTGCTGGCGCTGCTGGGGCTCGTGGTGGCCCTCCACCGCGAGGACCGCCTGGACGCCGAGCGCCGCCTGGACGCCGCCCTGGCCGGCGCTCGCGACCACGCCGCGCTGCTCGGCGCCGTGCACTCCGCCGTCAGCCACGGCGTGGCGGTGTACACCGCGGACGGGGCGCTGCTCCTGGCCAACCCCGCGGCCCGCGCCCTGCTCGGGGACAACCCCCGGGAGGACCAGCCGGACTCCTGGGAGGGCACCTACGCCCTGCGGGCCGCCGACGGGTCCGCCGTGGCACCCGCCGAGCTGCCGATCACCCGGGCGCTGCGCGGCGAGCACGTCACCGGCGTGGACCTGCAGGTCACCGGCCCGGCAGACCCGCGCCCGCGGCTGTACCGCGTGGACGCCCACCCCCTGCCGCAGGTGGCGGGGGCCGCGTGGTCGCGGGGTGCCGTGGTGGTGTTCCACGACGTCACGCAGGAGCGCGCCGAGGCCGCCGAGGCCGCCCGGGCGAGGGACCTGCTGGCGGGCGTGCTCGACGGTGCGACCACCCAGGGGATCATCGCCACCGACGCCGAGCACCGCATCACGGTGTTCAGCTCCGGCGCGGAGCGGATGCTGGGGTGGGCGGCCGGCGAGGTGGTGGGCGGCAGCCCGCTGCGCTTCGTCAGGCACGCCGAGGTGCACGAGCGCGCGCTGGCCCTCGGGGTGCCGGTGGGCGCCCCGGCCCTGCTCGCGGGACTCGCTGAGGGCGGGCACACCACCCGGCGCTGGACGCTGGTGCGGCGCGACGGCTCCACCTTCACCGGCGAGGTCACCCTCACCCAGACCCGCGACGACGACGGCGCGCTGCGCTCCACCACCGCCGTCATCACCGACGTCACCGCCGAGGTGGCCGCGGACGCGGGGCGCGCCGAGGCCGAGCTGCAGTTCCGCCTGGCGTTCGAGACGGCCCCCACGGGCATGGTGCTCATGAGCCTGGAGCCCGGTGCCCTGGGCCGGCTCACGCGCGTCAACGAGGCGTTCGCGGCCTTCACCGGCCGCCCGGCCGAGGACCTGCTGGACCGGCGCGTGCGGGACCTGCTGCACCCCGACGACACCGCCGGCCACCTGGAGCGGCTCGAGCAGATCGCGCGGGAGCGGACCACCGAGAGGGCCTCCCGGGAGCAGCGCTTCGTCAGGCCCGACGGGCAGGTGCGCTGGGCGCGCACCACGCCGTCGCTCGTGGAGCCCGCCGACGGCGGCCTCCCGCACCTGCTGGTGGTGGTGGAGGACGTCACCGAGAGCCGTCGCGAGCAGGCCGCGCTGGTGCACGCGGCCCTGCACGACCCGCTGACCGGCCTGCCCAACCGCGCGCTGTTCGCGCAGCGGCTCGAGGAGGCGCTGCGCGCCGACGCCCGGCTGCTGGCCGGTGTCACGGTGCTGTACGCGGACCTGGACGGGTTCAAGCCGGTCAACGACGAGCACGGGCACGCCGCCGGGGACGAGCTGCTGCGCGTGGTGGCCGAGCGCCTGCGGCGCGCGGTGCGCAGCGGCGACACCGTGGCGCGCCTGGGCGGTGACGAGTTCGCGCTGCTGTGCCCGGGCCTGGCCGCCGAGCGGGTGCCGGACCTGCTGGCGCGGGTCGACGCCGCGGTGACCGCGCCGGTGCCGCTGCCCGGCGGCGCCGTGGTGCGCGTCAGCGCGAGCACCGGGACCGCGACGGCCGTGGGCGAGGACGACGCCCAGCGCCTCCTCGACGAGGCCGACCACAGCATGTACTCGGTGAAGCGCCGCCGCCGGCGCGAGGCGCGCCCGAGGAGCGCTGGCAGACTCCAGGGGTGA
- a CDS encoding pyridoxal phosphate-dependent aminotransferase, with protein MRPFTTTVFAEMSALALRTGAVNLGQGFPDTDGPVSLLADAAAALRGGRNQYPPGPGVPELREAVAEHQARFWGLDVSPADVLVTTGATEAIAAAVLALTGPGDEVVVLEPYYDSYAATIALSGATRRTVPLRAPDFEVTEEALRAAFTDRTRLVLLNSPHNPTGRVLSRAELELVARLAVQHDAVVVSDEVYEHLVFSGARHVPLASLPGMAERTLVVSSAGKTFSVTGWKVGWVHGPSELVGAVRAVKQFLTYVSGAPFQPAVAAALRLPEEVFTGFAAQLEAKRDLLSEGLAAAGFAVNRCEGTYFVTADVRPLGLTDASALAWRMPEEVGVAAIPVQVFCDDPSAAPSLLRFAFCKRDDVLHAAVERLAAAGPRLAALA; from the coding sequence ATGCGCCCCTTCACCACCACCGTCTTCGCCGAGATGAGCGCGCTGGCGCTGCGGACCGGGGCGGTCAACCTCGGGCAGGGCTTCCCCGACACCGACGGACCGGTGTCGCTGCTGGCCGACGCGGCCGCCGCGCTGCGCGGCGGGCGCAACCAGTACCCGCCGGGGCCGGGGGTCCCGGAGCTGCGCGAGGCCGTCGCCGAGCACCAGGCGAGGTTCTGGGGGCTGGACGTCTCCCCCGCCGACGTGCTCGTCACCACCGGTGCCACGGAGGCGATCGCCGCGGCCGTGCTCGCGCTCACCGGCCCGGGCGACGAGGTGGTGGTGCTCGAGCCGTACTACGACTCCTACGCCGCCACCATCGCGCTGTCCGGCGCCACCCGCCGCACGGTGCCGCTGCGGGCGCCGGACTTCGAGGTCACCGAGGAGGCGCTGCGCGCGGCGTTCACCGACCGCACGCGCCTGGTGCTGCTGAACTCCCCGCACAACCCCACCGGGCGGGTGCTCTCCCGCGCCGAGCTGGAGCTGGTGGCGCGCCTGGCGGTGCAGCACGACGCCGTCGTCGTCTCCGACGAGGTCTACGAGCACCTGGTCTTCTCGGGGGCGCGGCACGTGCCGCTGGCGTCGCTGCCGGGGATGGCCGAGCGGACGCTGGTGGTCTCCTCGGCGGGCAAGACGTTCTCCGTGACCGGCTGGAAGGTCGGGTGGGTGCACGGGCCGTCGGAGCTGGTGGGAGCGGTGCGGGCGGTCAAGCAGTTCCTCACCTACGTCTCCGGGGCGCCGTTCCAGCCGGCGGTGGCGGCGGCGCTGCGGCTGCCGGAGGAGGTGTTCACCGGCTTCGCGGCGCAGCTGGAGGCCAAGCGCGACCTGCTCTCCGAGGGGCTGGCCGCGGCGGGCTTCGCCGTGAACCGCTGCGAGGGCACGTACTTCGTCACCGCGGACGTGCGCCCGCTGGGGCTGACCGACGCCTCCGCGCTGGCCTGGCGGATGCCGGAGGAGGTCGGCGTGGCCGCGATCCCCGTGCAGGTGTTCTGCGACGACCCGTCCGCGGCGCCGTCGCTGCTGCGCTTCGCGTTCTGCAAGCGCGACGACGTGCTGCACGCCGCGGTGGAGCGCCTCGCGGCCGCGGGCCCCCGCCTGGCCGCGCTCGCCTGA